The following DNA comes from Rosa rugosa chromosome 5, drRosRugo1.1, whole genome shotgun sequence.
aagggaaaaaaaaaagtcttgagCCGTCACTaagcaaaaacaaaaccataaaaaaaactatgaaaACCACACCATTATTTGAAGTCACAAGAGAGCGACTTAAACCCATCACAGCAGATCTAGACCACCAACCAAACTTAGTTGTAGGCATCATGGTGCTCCAAGAGGTAGTTCTCAATGGCCTTGTGGAGGTGAGAAGCCTTCTCTTTCCGGGCCTTGATGTGCTCTTCCTTGATCTCAACATCACCCTTGACATGGTATTCActggtgctcttgatgatggTACCACTGCCGGATGCCACCAACTTAGTCTCGTAGCAGATCTTCTCAATTGAGTCGGGAGTTCCCTCAATCAGACTGTAGCTGTAGGCAAAGTTCTCCTTGTCCATGCTATCAATTCTTTGCTTCACATAGCTGTAAGTGCTACCTGCAGAGATTTTGAATCTCGGTTAAGTATATATGATGCATTTTTCTGTGTACGTTGTGGCTCGAAATAAGTTTGGGATTTGCTCCAGTATTTAGAATTTGTATTAGACCAACGTAGTTTCACA
Coding sequences within:
- the LOC133710871 gene encoding major allergen Pru av 1-like; the protein is MGVFKYEYEFTSVIPPARLFKAFVLDADNLIPKIAPQAVKSFEILEGDGGAGTIKKITFGEGSTYSYVKQRIDSMDKENFAYSYSLIEGTPDSIEKICYETKLVASGSGTIIKSTSEYHVKGDVEIKEEHIKARKEKASHLHKAIENYLLEHHDAYN